In Panacibacter ginsenosidivorans, the following proteins share a genomic window:
- a CDS encoding patatin-like phospholipase family protein: MKRLLILIVFIHSLSILYAQRPRIGLTLSGGGAKGIAHIGILKAIDSAGLKVDYVTGTSIGSIIGALYASGYTADSIQKIANAMDWDLLLSNAASLRSLSIEEKEEYSKYAVELPWVNNGFRLPSGVLESEELWLRLSEYFFPVYNIKDFSKFPRQFKCVATDVASGEGVVLDSGEIVSAVRSSMAIPSVFTAVDYNGRKFVDGGIVRNFPVRDAKEMGADIVIGSNVAGGLLPKEKITNVFQVLLQVAFFREDEDAVRENKLCDIYIKHNLDDFNMGSFSSSDAIMKEGFSKGDSIYPKLTRLRDSLDAIYGAEKNTTVVLPQVDSVKITAYEIKGLHNTTESFFLHRTQFENNKWYTAQQLSAGIRKAFGTRYYNKIIYSLEQQPDSSCKIIFDAEENPLTFAKLGINYNSFTGIGVIANITTRDFFTSYSRSYVSVNLGENLRMKAEHLQFFGKFKSLSVKAQVQAERLAFNTYTDFAKDGLYRQDYFLANVSSSWNIARKYAMGIGTRFEAFGYKPQITSKFEFRGRNNLLNSYIELRLNTLSNAVYPKRGSRIDIEAGYVYSQRPDVEFFLQGNPITNLDSLGFNFNNFIRTKLSYEHYYPISKKYTFSTLIQAGINFNQQESILNNYFIGGLTNTFRNQITFAGLNEGSVNSSSVAALQFGLRYQMYNSLFVLAKANGAYYNFVGSNKSFSNSTLLTGYSLSLGYNFVLGPLEISAMYCDQSRKLLPYINLGIPL, translated from the coding sequence ATGAAGCGGCTACTGATCCTTATTGTATTTATACATTCCCTTTCTATTTTGTATGCACAGCGGCCAAGGATAGGTCTTACACTGAGTGGCGGTGGCGCCAAAGGTATTGCGCATATTGGTATCTTAAAAGCAATAGACTCGGCTGGTTTAAAAGTTGATTACGTTACAGGTACCAGTATAGGCAGCATCATTGGCGCTTTATATGCGAGTGGATATACAGCCGATAGCATTCAGAAAATAGCAAATGCAATGGACTGGGACCTGCTACTGAGTAACGCTGCATCTTTACGCTCATTAAGCATTGAAGAGAAGGAGGAATACAGCAAATACGCAGTGGAACTTCCCTGGGTAAATAATGGTTTTCGGTTGCCAAGTGGTGTGCTTGAATCAGAAGAACTCTGGCTTAGATTGAGCGAATATTTTTTTCCTGTTTACAACATTAAAGACTTTAGCAAATTTCCAAGGCAGTTTAAATGTGTTGCCACTGATGTAGCCAGTGGCGAAGGTGTAGTACTTGATTCTGGTGAAATAGTTTCTGCAGTGCGCTCCAGCATGGCTATTCCGTCTGTGTTTACCGCGGTTGATTATAATGGAAGAAAATTTGTAGACGGCGGCATTGTGCGCAATTTTCCTGTAAGAGACGCAAAAGAAATGGGCGCTGATATTGTTATTGGGAGCAATGTAGCAGGCGGACTGTTGCCAAAAGAAAAGATAACCAATGTTTTCCAGGTATTGCTGCAGGTGGCTTTCTTCAGGGAAGATGAAGATGCGGTAAGGGAAAACAAGCTTTGTGATATTTACATAAAGCACAATCTTGATGATTTTAATATGGGTAGCTTTTCTTCTTCTGATGCTATTATGAAAGAAGGTTTTTCAAAAGGTGATAGTATTTATCCAAAGCTCACAAGGCTGAGAGATTCTTTAGATGCGATATATGGAGCAGAGAAAAATACCACAGTAGTTTTACCACAGGTAGATTCTGTAAAGATCACTGCTTATGAAATAAAGGGCTTACATAATACAACCGAAAGTTTTTTTCTTCATCGTACACAATTTGAAAACAATAAATGGTACACGGCACAGCAACTATCTGCAGGCATCAGGAAAGCATTTGGCACACGCTATTACAATAAAATAATTTATTCTCTGGAACAACAGCCTGATAGCAGTTGTAAGATAATTTTTGATGCAGAAGAAAACCCATTGACGTTTGCAAAGCTTGGTATAAACTATAATAGTTTTACGGGCATAGGTGTTATTGCCAATATTACTACAAGAGATTTTTTTACTTCTTATTCCAGAAGTTATGTATCCGTTAATCTTGGCGAGAACCTGCGCATGAAAGCAGAACACCTGCAGTTCTTTGGTAAGTTTAAATCGCTTTCTGTAAAAGCACAGGTACAGGCAGAAAGACTTGCATTTAACACCTACACTGATTTTGCAAAAGACGGGTTATACAGGCAGGATTATTTTCTTGCCAATGTAAGCAGTTCATGGAATATTGCCAGAAAATATGCAATGGGTATCGGCACACGTTTCGAAGCATTTGGATACAAGCCACAAATAACATCCAAGTTTGAATTTCGTGGAAGAAACAATTTACTGAACTCTTATATAGAACTGCGGTTAAATACGCTTAGCAATGCAGTATATCCCAAACGCGGCTCCAGGATCGATATTGAGGCCGGTTATGTTTATTCTCAAAGACCAGATGTTGAATTCTTTTTACAGGGTAATCCTATTACCAATCTTGATTCACTTGGCTTTAACTTTAATAATTTTATCAGAACGAAATTGTCTTATGAACATTATTATCCAATATCTAAAAAATATACCTTCAGCACGTTAATACAGGCGGGTATTAATTTTAACCAGCAGGAAAGTATCCTCAATAATTATTTTATCGGTGGCCTTACAAACACATTTCGTAACCAAATAACTTTTGCAGGCCTTAATGAAGGCAGCGTAAATTCAAGCAGTGTAGCTGCTTTACAGTTTGGCCTCCGATATCAGATGTATAATAGTTTATTTGTTCTGGCAAAAGCCAATGGCGCTTATTATAATTTTGTTGGCAGCAATAAAAGCTTTAGTAATTCAACTTTACTAACGGGTTACAGTTTATCCCTTGGTTATAATTTTGTTTTGGGGCCTTTGGAAATAAGCGCCATGTATTGCGATCAGTCAAGGAAATTATTGCCTTATATTAATCTTGGTATTCCTTTATAG
- a CDS encoding YciI family protein, with amino-acid sequence MPQFLILADDYKDPDALSRRMSVRKDHLMRMRIEKAAGRFIVGGAKLNEQGNMHGSMLVVQLENEDAVKNWINEDPYIQGKVWEHVEILPFRIAEV; translated from the coding sequence ATGCCTCAATTTCTTATTTTAGCCGATGATTACAAAGACCCGGATGCACTAAGCAGAAGAATGTCTGTTCGTAAAGATCATTTAATGAGAATGCGCATTGAGAAAGCTGCAGGCAGATTTATTGTTGGCGGCGCTAAGCTAAATGAACAGGGCAATATGCACGGTTCTATGCTGGTGGTACAATTAGAAAATGAAGATGCTGTAAAAAATTGGATAAATGAAGATCCTTATATACAAGGAAAAGTGTGGGAACATGTGGAAATACTTCCCTTTCGTATTGCAGAGGTATAA
- a CDS encoding cytidine deaminase, with product MKKQQSSFYYKVYDSAETLPDADAVLLKMAKDATANAYAPYSHFHVGAAAQLSNGSFIKGTNQENASYPVGICAERVLLSAVASQHPGVSVETMAISYDNRNGESTQPVAPCGMCRQALVEFESRQQHTIRLILGGMQGKVYVIEQANALLPLSFGGENLK from the coding sequence ATGAAAAAGCAACAATCTTCTTTTTATTACAAGGTTTATGATTCCGCAGAAACATTACCGGATGCAGATGCCGTCTTACTTAAGATGGCAAAAGATGCAACCGCAAATGCGTATGCACCTTATTCTCATTTTCATGTGGGTGCTGCTGCACAACTGAGCAATGGCTCATTTATAAAAGGCACCAACCAGGAAAATGCAAGCTATCCCGTAGGTATTTGTGCAGAACGTGTATTGCTTTCGGCAGTTGCGTCGCAACATCCAGGCGTGTCTGTAGAAACAATGGCTATCAGTTACGATAACCGTAATGGTGAAAGTACCCAACCTGTTGCGCCCTGTGGTATGTGCAGGCAGGCGCTTGTTGAATTTGAATCACGCCAGCAACATACAATACGTTTGATACTTGGTGGCATGCAGGGCAAGGTGTATGTTATTGAACAGGCAAATGCCTTGCTGCCATTGAGTTTTGGCGGCGAAAATCTTAAATAA
- the lepB gene encoding signal peptidase I yields MGWIIFILGTIGWHIGLYGMFKKSGIDPVKAFIPFYNTWLIVEKCGISKTWFWLQLIPIAGQFITIWIIIIYTMHFGKFGVGAHAAAVFLPFIYLPYLGFSKDVRWGGEKVMKMYKKSAAREWVDAAVFAVVAATLIRTFIFEAYTIPTGSMERTLLVNDFLFVNKLSYGPRLPQTPISFPFVHNTLPALPTTPSYLKWIQVPYTRLLGFVDVKRNDVVVFNFPAGDTIINLENYGSKNPYYDVLRKDFNGNRDQLMAQFGDHILVHPMDKTDNYIKRCVGVPGDVIEVRNGVLYVNNEKAFVAPDSQTDYQVETSGTPFTQEFLEDDLGYQFVTEDGKTYEKNGDYGELSQTISVMNMTPDNLEKVKKQPNFKSVKMYLDTVPNPAEIFPFDKNFPWSVDRFGPLHIPKKGETVTLSANNINLYQRLITVYEHNTFENQNGKFIINGKEATTYTFKLNYYWMMGDNRHRSQDSRFWGFVPETHIVGKASLIWFSYNDGPRWNRFFKSIK; encoded by the coding sequence ATGGGCTGGATCATTTTTATTCTCGGTACGATAGGATGGCATATTGGACTATATGGTATGTTTAAGAAATCGGGCATTGATCCGGTAAAAGCTTTTATTCCATTTTACAATACATGGCTGATCGTTGAAAAATGCGGTATCAGTAAAACCTGGTTCTGGTTGCAATTGATTCCTATTGCAGGTCAGTTCATAACAATCTGGATCATCATCATTTACACCATGCATTTTGGCAAATTTGGTGTTGGCGCTCATGCAGCCGCTGTGTTTCTGCCTTTTATTTACCTGCCTTATCTTGGATTTTCAAAAGATGTTCGCTGGGGTGGTGAAAAGGTTATGAAGATGTACAAGAAATCTGCTGCCCGTGAATGGGTTGATGCCGCTGTATTTGCTGTAGTTGCTGCAACACTCATACGAACTTTTATTTTTGAAGCCTACACCATTCCTACAGGCAGTATGGAACGCACTCTGCTGGTGAATGATTTCCTTTTTGTAAATAAATTGAGCTATGGGCCAAGATTGCCACAAACTCCAATAAGTTTTCCTTTTGTGCACAATACTTTACCAGCATTACCTACAACACCATCTTACCTAAAATGGATTCAGGTTCCTTATACAAGACTACTGGGCTTTGTTGATGTAAAGCGCAATGATGTTGTAGTATTTAATTTTCCTGCCGGAGATACAATCATTAACCTGGAGAATTACGGATCAAAAAATCCATACTACGATGTGTTGAGAAAAGATTTTAATGGTAATCGCGATCAGCTGATGGCCCAGTTTGGCGATCATATATTGGTACATCCAATGGATAAAACAGATAATTATATTAAACGTTGTGTGGGTGTGCCCGGCGATGTAATAGAAGTGCGTAATGGCGTGTTGTATGTGAACAATGAAAAAGCTTTTGTGGCGCCTGACTCTCAAACTGACTATCAGGTAGAAACAAGCGGAACGCCTTTTACACAGGAGTTTTTAGAAGACGACCTCGGTTACCAGTTTGTAACAGAAGATGGCAAAACATATGAGAAAAATGGCGATTATGGAGAACTTTCCCAAACTATATCTGTAATGAACATGACACCTGATAATCTGGAGAAAGTCAAAAAGCAACCAAATTTTAAATCGGTTAAAATGTATTTAGATACAGTTCCTAATCCGGCAGAAATTTTTCCTTTTGATAAAAATTTCCCATGGAGTGTAGATAGGTTTGGTCCGCTGCATATCCCTAAGAAAGGTGAGACTGTTACGCTTAGTGCAAACAATATAAACCTGTACCAAAGATTGATAACTGTGTATGAGCATAACACATTCGAGAATCAAAATGGCAAATTCATCATCAATGGAAAAGAAGCAACTACTTACACTTTTAAATTAAATTACTACTGGATGATGGGTGACAACCGCCACCGAAGCCAGGACAGCCGTTTCTGGGGCTTTGTTCCGGAAACACATATTGTAGGTAAAGCTTCATTGATATGGTTTAGCTACAATGACGGGCCGCGCTGGAACAGGTTCTTTAAATCTATAAAATAA
- a CDS encoding ABC-F family ATP-binding cassette domain-containing protein → MLIGLNNVTFEFGARVIIENATWHILPGDRVGLIGYNGTGKSTILKLLVGEYLPSGGSVEKSRDTTIGYLHQDLLSFDTNDSILEVAMGAFERVKQLEKEIELLGKKMELPSFTGDGPEDEALLHEYSDKLHEMDVLGGYKIHHKTEEVLQGLGFENNSLLRPYKEFSGGWRMRVLLAKMILQQPDVLLLDEPTNHLDLPSIEWLEKYLQHYKGSVVIVSHDKFFLNRMVNKIAEVYQQELHLYTGNYDYYETEKATRIEMQQRAYENQQDYIRQNERLVERFRAKASKAAMAQSIMKKLDKLERVEQVELERPNLRINFKVDKQPGKIIATIKDATKKFGDLTIVENAEAEINRGDKIALIGANGKGKSTLLRMIAGTETFDGERIWGHNVDESFYAQHQLEALNINNTILDEMKECGSGKTEMELRALMGCFLFSGDDVDKKIKILSGGEKARVALAKVITGKGNFLMLDEPTNHLDMHSVELLAEALNKYEGTSILVSHDRFFISKTANTIWEIVDHEIKVFNGPYNEYVDWKERLAKQKAESEKQKEEIKETPVLKIQSQPVHNKQAISSNNTDRDQKKELQKLQKQFSKLEEDINKLNTTKANIESDLGKPDIYADVKRFHQLETDHKNVMQKIQTAEKEYEQLFEKIMALEE, encoded by the coding sequence ATGCTCATCGGGTTGAATAATGTTACGTTTGAATTTGGTGCAAGAGTTATTATAGAAAATGCTACCTGGCATATTCTACCAGGAGATCGTGTGGGATTGATTGGCTATAATGGTACGGGTAAATCCACTATACTCAAACTATTGGTTGGTGAATACCTACCCAGTGGCGGCAGCGTAGAAAAAAGCCGGGATACAACCATTGGTTATTTGCATCAGGATTTGCTGAGTTTTGATACCAACGATTCTATTCTTGAAGTGGCTATGGGTGCATTTGAAAGAGTAAAACAGTTAGAGAAAGAGATAGAATTACTCGGCAAAAAAATGGAACTTCCTTCTTTTACCGGTGATGGCCCGGAAGATGAAGCATTATTGCACGAATATTCTGATAAGCTGCATGAAATGGACGTATTGGGCGGGTACAAAATTCATCATAAAACGGAAGAAGTATTACAGGGTCTTGGTTTTGAGAATAATTCATTATTAAGACCATATAAAGAATTCAGCGGTGGATGGCGCATGCGTGTTTTACTTGCAAAAATGATTCTACAACAACCAGATGTCTTGTTGCTCGATGAACCTACCAATCACCTTGACCTTCCTTCTATCGAATGGCTCGAAAAATATTTACAGCATTATAAAGGCAGTGTAGTTATTGTAAGCCATGATAAATTTTTCCTTAACCGCATGGTAAATAAGATTGCTGAAGTTTACCAGCAGGAACTGCATTTATATACCGGCAATTATGATTACTACGAAACAGAAAAAGCAACGCGTATAGAAATGCAGCAACGTGCTTATGAAAACCAACAGGATTATATAAGACAAAATGAGCGATTGGTTGAACGTTTTAGAGCTAAAGCCAGTAAAGCAGCAATGGCACAGAGTATAATGAAGAAACTTGACAAACTGGAAAGAGTTGAACAGGTAGAATTGGAAAGACCAAATTTGCGTATCAATTTTAAAGTAGATAAACAACCAGGTAAAATAATTGCAACGATAAAAGATGCTACCAAAAAATTCGGCGATCTTACTATTGTTGAAAATGCAGAAGCAGAAATAAACCGTGGTGATAAAATTGCATTGATCGGCGCAAATGGCAAAGGGAAATCTACCTTACTTAGAATGATTGCAGGAACGGAAACATTTGATGGCGAAAGGATTTGGGGGCACAATGTTGATGAAAGCTTTTATGCACAACACCAGTTAGAAGCATTAAATATCAACAACACTATTCTTGATGAAATGAAAGAATGCGGCAGTGGAAAAACAGAAATGGAATTGCGTGCTTTAATGGGCTGTTTTCTTTTCAGCGGGGATGATGTTGATAAGAAAATAAAAATATTAAGCGGTGGCGAAAAAGCTAGAGTTGCACTGGCTAAAGTAATAACAGGTAAGGGGAATTTTTTAATGCTTGACGAGCCTACGAACCACCTTGATATGCATAGCGTCGAGTTATTAGCAGAAGCTTTGAATAAGTATGAAGGCACTTCTATATTGGTCAGTCACGATAGATTTTTTATATCCAAAACGGCTAATACAATCTGGGAAATAGTTGATCATGAAATAAAAGTTTTCAATGGTCCGTATAATGAATATGTAGATTGGAAAGAGCGCCTAGCCAAACAAAAAGCCGAAAGCGAAAAACAAAAAGAAGAGATAAAAGAAACACCTGTTTTAAAAATTCAGTCACAACCTGTGCATAATAAACAGGCAATTAGTAGTAATAATACTGACCGTGATCAAAAGAAAGAGTTACAGAAGTTGCAAAAACAATTTAGTAAACTGGAAGAAGATATTAATAAGCTAAATACAACCAAAGCTAATATTGAATCTGATCTTGGGAAGCCCGATATATATGCCGATGTAAAAAGATTTCACCAGTTGGAAACTGATCATAAAAATGTTATGCAAAAAATACAAACAGCTGAAAAGGAATATGAGCAATTGTTTGAAAAGATAATGGCATTAGAAGAATAA
- a CDS encoding UDP-galactopyranose mutase, producing the protein MIKADFVIVGSGLTGSTIGRILADNNQDVIILDRKEHIAGNVYDYKHESGAMIHKYGPHYFRCGSDKIWNFVNRFSDFYNWSSVLMSRVNGEYLNWPVQQSYIEKIAGKEWNLFTGEPKNFEEACLAKMPRELYELFIKGYTEKQWGVKCVDLDKELATRITINKSNVTTLTPNHKWNALPRNGYTEMVRNMIGEIPVELNFDYLHNRDKIVANKLLIFTGPVDEFFGYSYGKLKYRGQNRKVEHLPDLEQHQPYIQVNYPNADEPRIRTIEWKHLMHEDDKKKVKGTLLTHETPFTPDSPHQYEYPFPDKINKALYEKYRQAAEELKDVLICGRLGEYRYYDMDQAIGRAMNFATEIMQKYNITEGIKETAA; encoded by the coding sequence ATGATTAAAGCTGACTTTGTAATTGTTGGTTCCGGTCTTACAGGAAGCACTATTGGAAGAATCCTTGCAGATAATAACCAAGATGTTATTATTCTTGATCGCAAAGAGCACATAGCAGGAAATGTTTACGACTATAAGCATGAAAGCGGTGCAATGATACATAAGTATGGCCCGCATTATTTTCGTTGCGGCTCCGATAAAATATGGAATTTTGTAAATCGTTTTTCGGATTTCTACAATTGGAGCTCTGTGTTAATGTCAAGGGTAAATGGCGAATATCTCAATTGGCCAGTTCAGCAATCTTATATTGAAAAAATTGCTGGTAAAGAATGGAATCTGTTTACTGGAGAACCTAAAAATTTTGAAGAAGCATGTCTTGCTAAAATGCCAAGAGAATTGTATGAACTGTTTATCAAAGGTTATACTGAGAAGCAATGGGGCGTTAAATGTGTTGATCTGGATAAGGAATTGGCAACACGAATAACAATCAATAAATCAAATGTTACCACACTTACACCTAATCATAAATGGAATGCATTACCAAGAAATGGCTACACTGAAATGGTGCGTAATATGATTGGAGAAATCCCTGTTGAGCTAAATTTTGATTATCTGCATAACAGAGACAAAATTGTAGCTAACAAACTTTTAATTTTTACAGGACCTGTGGATGAGTTCTTTGGTTATAGTTATGGTAAATTAAAATACAGGGGTCAAAACAGGAAAGTAGAGCACTTACCTGATTTAGAGCAACATCAGCCTTATATACAGGTAAATTATCCAAATGCTGATGAACCAAGGATTCGCACTATAGAATGGAAGCATCTCATGCATGAAGATGATAAGAAAAAAGTAAAAGGCACTTTACTCACACATGAAACACCTTTTACGCCGGATAGCCCTCATCAATATGAATATCCATTCCCTGATAAGATCAATAAAGCTTTATATGAAAAATACAGGCAGGCAGCAGAAGAACTTAAAGATGTGTTGATTTGTGGTCGTTTGGGTGAATACAGGTATTATGATATGGATCAGGCTATTGGAAGAGCTATGAATTTTGCAACAGAAATAATGCAGAAATACAATATAACAGAAGGTATAAAAGAAACAGCCGCATAG
- a CDS encoding sugar transferase — protein sequence MEVNLLQKQNGVHESLLHIHLETSYPERKRSIEESLQQKKLQVMLKRIFDIVASSLLILFFSPILITVALIIKLTSKGPVLYSNERVGYRGINFRCFKFRSMVSDQSTRKSDYEIALAGQEKGILHKVKNDTRITWIGKIIRKTSIDELPQLFNVLIGDMSIIGPRPLVPFMLKHLPEFKEVRCLVRPGITGLWQIRDRINNTSAEFMIEHDTEYIENYSLIMDAKILLKTPIVVITGEGAY from the coding sequence ATGGAAGTAAACCTTTTACAAAAACAAAATGGGGTGCATGAATCTCTTCTGCATATTCATTTAGAGACATCCTATCCTGAGCGAAAGCGATCAATTGAAGAATCACTTCAACAAAAAAAATTGCAAGTTATGTTGAAGCGAATTTTTGACATAGTTGCTTCATCATTACTCATTCTCTTCTTTTCTCCAATCCTCATTACTGTAGCTTTAATCATCAAATTAACCTCCAAGGGACCTGTTCTTTATTCTAATGAACGTGTTGGCTATAGAGGTATTAATTTCAGATGCTTCAAATTTCGGTCTATGGTATCAGATCAAAGTACCCGAAAATCTGATTATGAAATAGCATTGGCAGGACAAGAGAAGGGCATTCTTCACAAAGTAAAAAATGATACACGTATTACCTGGATCGGGAAGATTATTCGTAAAACCAGCATTGATGAGCTTCCGCAGTTATTTAATGTACTTATCGGGGATATGAGTATTATTGGTCCAAGGCCACTTGTTCCCTTTATGCTTAAGCATTTACCGGAATTTAAAGAAGTACGTTGCCTGGTTCGTCCGGGTATAACAGGCCTTTGGCAAATTCGCGATAGAATAAATAACACAAGTGCCGAATTCATGATTGAACATGATACTGAGTATATCGAAAATTATAGCCTTATAATGGACGCTAAAATATTGCTCAAAACACCAATAGTTGTAATTACCGGCGAAGGGGCGTATTAA
- a CDS encoding Lrp/AsnC family transcriptional regulator has product MLEKNMKKEQLPTTSLILDSKDISILRILQQNAKATVKEISQKIHLSTTPVHERIKRMEEHGVIKQYATLVDYAKIKKGLMVICYVSLKQHNKNAGAKFIKSVQEMNEIIECYNISGEFDFMLKVVIENMDAYYDFHVNKLSQSENIGHVQSVFVMGIIKQTHVLIN; this is encoded by the coding sequence ATGTTAGAAAAAAATATGAAAAAAGAACAATTACCCACTACTTCTTTAATATTGGATTCAAAAGATATTTCTATACTCCGCATTCTACAACAGAATGCAAAGGCTACTGTAAAAGAAATATCACAAAAAATTCATTTAAGCACCACGCCTGTTCATGAACGTATTAAACGTATGGAGGAGCATGGAGTTATTAAGCAGTATGCCACATTAGTAGATTATGCCAAAATAAAAAAGGGCTTGATGGTTATCTGTTACGTATCCCTAAAGCAACACAACAAGAATGCTGGTGCAAAGTTTATAAAATCAGTACAAGAAATGAATGAAATAATTGAATGTTATAACATTTCCGGAGAGTTTGATTTTATGCTGAAAGTCGTAATAGAAAACATGGATGCATATTATGATTTTCATGTAAATAAACTAAGCCAAAGTGAGAATATAGGCCATGTTCAAAGTGTGTTTGTAATGGGTATAATAAAACAAACGCATGTATTAATAAACTGA
- the ahcY gene encoding adenosylhomocysteinase, whose amino-acid sequence MSTVAEKIDLSLPYKVKDLSLADWGRKEIRLAEAEMPGLMALRAEYGALQPLKGARIAGCLHMTIQTAVLIETLVALGAEVRWSSCNIFSTQDHAAAAIAAAGIGVFAWKGQSLEEADWCIEQTLFFGNTGHPLNMILDDGGDLTNIVFDKYPELIQHIKGLSEETTTGVHRLYERMEKGTLPIPAINVNDSVTKSKFDNKYGCKESLVDAIRRATDVMLAGKVAVVGGYGDVGKGSAASLAGAGCRVIVTEIDPICALQAAMDGFEVKKMIDAVKEADIIVTASGCRDLITEKHFRAMKDKAIVCNIGHFDIEIDIAWLNNNYGQTKDTIKPQVDIYNVDGKDIIILAEGRLVNLGCATGHPSFVMSNSFTNQTLAQIELWTNHGSYENKVYVLPKHLDEKVARLHLSKIGVQLDELTDEQSAYLGITKEGPFKPEHYRY is encoded by the coding sequence ATGTCAACTGTAGCAGAAAAAATCGATCTGAGCCTTCCTTACAAAGTGAAGGACCTAAGCCTTGCCGATTGGGGCCGTAAAGAAATTCGTTTAGCAGAAGCAGAAATGCCAGGTCTTATGGCGCTACGCGCCGAATACGGTGCATTGCAACCGTTGAAAGGTGCACGCATTGCAGGTTGCCTACATATGACTATTCAAACTGCCGTTTTAATTGAAACTTTGGTTGCGCTTGGTGCAGAAGTACGTTGGAGTTCCTGCAATATATTTTCTACACAAGATCATGCTGCTGCTGCCATTGCCGCCGCAGGGATCGGCGTGTTTGCATGGAAAGGGCAGTCACTGGAAGAAGCAGACTGGTGCATAGAACAGACTTTGTTTTTTGGTAATACAGGCCATCCTTTAAATATGATACTTGATGATGGGGGTGATCTAACCAACATAGTTTTTGATAAATATCCAGAGCTGATCCAGCACATTAAGGGCTTGAGTGAAGAAACAACAACAGGTGTACATAGATTATACGAGCGCATGGAAAAGGGTACTTTACCCATCCCGGCAATTAATGTTAATGATTCTGTTACGAAATCCAAGTTTGATAATAAATATGGTTGTAAAGAATCACTAGTTGATGCTATTCGACGCGCAACAGATGTAATGCTTGCCGGTAAAGTTGCGGTTGTAGGTGGTTATGGTGATGTAGGCAAAGGTTCCGCAGCCTCATTAGCTGGTGCGGGCTGTCGTGTTATTGTTACGGAAATTGATCCAATTTGCGCTTTACAGGCAGCAATGGATGGTTTTGAAGTAAAGAAAATGATAGACGCAGTAAAAGAAGCAGACATAATTGTTACAGCCTCTGGATGTCGTGATCTGATCACTGAAAAACACTTTCGCGCTATGAAAGACAAAGCAATTGTTTGCAATATTGGCCATTTTGATATTGAAATCGATATCGCATGGTTAAATAACAACTACGGCCAGACAAAAGATACTATCAAGCCACAGGTTGATATTTATAATGTTGATGGAAAAGATATAATCATTCTTGCAGAGGGCCGATTGGTTAATCTTGGTTGCGCAACAGGTCACCCTTCATTTGTTATGAGCAATTCATTTACCAATCAAACTCTTGCCCAGATAGAGTTGTGGACTAATCACGGCAGTTATGAAAACAAAGTGTATGTATTACCCAAGCATCTTGATGAGAAAGTAGCACGTTTGCATCTTTCCAAAATTGGTGTGCAATTAGATGAATTAACTGATGAACAGTCAGCATATTTGGGTATAACAAAAGAAGGTCCTTTTAAACCTGAGCATTACAGATATTAA